The following coding sequences are from one Candidatus Glassbacteria bacterium window:
- a CDS encoding non-canonical purine NTP pyrophosphatase: protein KYFLADLGTAGLVRALEPCGDFRAEAVSTIGYHDGESVHLFEGRMEGMIVPPRGDHGFGWDAIFQPRGASVTYGEMAPQTKRLHSMRALAFQALAEFLKG from the coding sequence AAGTACTTCCTGGCCGATCTGGGAACGGCGGGACTGGTGCGGGCGCTGGAACCCTGCGGGGATTTCCGGGCCGAAGCCGTGTCCACCATCGGGTATCACGACGGGGAGTCCGTTCATCTCTTCGAGGGGCGGATGGAGGGCATGATCGTTCCTCCCCGGGGGGACCATGGCTTCGGCTGGGATGCCATCTTCCAGCCCCGGGGGGCATCCGTCACCTACGGCGAAATGGCCCCGCAAACCAAGCGCCTCCATTCCATGCGGGCCCTGGCCTTCCAGGCGCTGGCGGAGTTTCTCAAGGGGTAG